The proteins below are encoded in one region of Candidatus Culexarchaeum yellowstonense:
- the nadC gene encoding carboxylating nicotinate-nucleotide diphosphorylase, whose translation MGLLRDAFMKWLLEDAPHGDLTSELLIPRDCKVKAAVIAKSSGVVACIEDLSEVLELLGIRVECRVRSGQDFKAGDVLMFLEGSARSILLVERTLLNLLSYLFGVATSTRTLLNKVRMVNGRVRLAATRKVPPGLRYLVKRAVAYGGGDTHRFSLSDAVLVKDNHIAILGGVANAVKTARERASFMHKVEVEVKSLEETIEAVEAGADIIMLDNMSVEECSNVLNELKRRGLRDKVIIEVSGGIGFDNITDYAKLDVDVISTSRITMNPERVDISLEVLEVLGN comes from the coding sequence ATGGGGTTGCTACGTGACGCTTTTATGAAATGGCTTCTTGAAGATGCTCCACATGGGGATTTAACCTCGGAACTCCTAATTCCAAGGGATTGCAAAGTTAAGGCTGCAGTCATAGCCAAGTCTAGTGGGGTTGTTGCTTGCATTGAAGATTTATCTGAGGTTTTAGAGCTTCTAGGAATTAGGGTTGAATGTAGAGTTAGGAGCGGTCAAGATTTTAAAGCTGGAGATGTTTTAATGTTTCTTGAAGGTTCTGCGAGGAGTATACTTCTAGTGGAGAGGACTCTACTGAACCTCCTATCCTACCTATTTGGTGTTGCCACTTCAACAAGGACTCTCCTCAACAAGGTTAGGATGGTTAATGGGAGGGTTAGGTTGGCTGCCACCCGCAAGGTTCCCCCTGGATTAAGGTATCTGGTTAAGAGGGCTGTGGCTTATGGTGGTGGAGATACCCATAGATTCTCTCTTAGCGATGCAGTATTGGTGAAGGATAATCATATTGCAATTCTAGGTGGTGTTGCCAATGCAGTTAAGACTGCTAGGGAGAGGGCGTCATTCATGCATAAGGTTGAAGTGGAAGTTAAGAGTTTGGAGGAGACTATTGAAGCTGTTGAAGCTGGAGCTGACATAATAATGCTGGATAATATGAGTGTTGAGGAATGTTCAAATGTTTTAAATGAGCTTAAGCGGAGAGGATTAAGGGATAAGGTTATCATTGAAGTGAGTGGTGGAATAGGTTTTGATAATATTACCGATTATGCTAAATTGGATGTTGACGTTATAAGCACCAGCAGGATAACCATGAATCCCGAGCGTGTGGACATAAGTTTAGAGGTCCTTGAAGTATTGGGAAACTAA
- a CDS encoding serine hydrolase has product MVMSREIDRVKGYVEREVPKLMKSFKVPGFSISIVDRSGILYREGFGYRDLERALPATPNTLYGLGSTTKSFVALSIMQLVESGKISLDDPVSNHVPLKIGFKDKPIRIRHLLSHTSGIPDLGTSTIILQSGMGFHMGIPMASVNDFYRFVNGAQNEIVDEPGRRYFYLNAGYRMLGHIIQNVSGMPFHVYVTENVLKPLKMFRSTFVKSVFERDPDRITPYRVDESGRFIPTPYPYPNVEDNPEFSFISAPGGLISSVTELSNYLVANLNWGVFDGRRVIGRESLEEMFKIHIEFPRELYGKHGYGYGWSVIEGFFGTKLVSHGGSILVSTSHLSLLPEYGFGIAMASNSAGFPYDEFAQTLYAILLGRDPEEVPYVKVRRKMNILCGHYSTYMGVDNAEVVNRGGMLYLVQKGVFGSITMPLIPEDDLMESNRFYVYSNGVRMPVEFVIYSDGRVDMYIERDRFHKVM; this is encoded by the coding sequence ATGGTTATGTCACGTGAGATTGATAGGGTTAAGGGTTATGTGGAGAGGGAAGTTCCAAAATTAATGAAGAGCTTCAAAGTTCCAGGGTTCAGTATATCCATTGTGGATAGGAGTGGTATTCTGTATCGTGAGGGGTTTGGTTATAGGGATTTGGAGAGGGCTCTCCCAGCAACCCCCAACACCCTTTATGGTTTAGGTTCAACTACCAAATCCTTTGTGGCTTTATCCATAATGCAGCTTGTCGAGTCTGGGAAGATATCCCTCGACGATCCAGTATCCAATCATGTTCCTTTAAAGATAGGGTTTAAGGATAAGCCTATACGTATACGCCACCTCCTCTCACACACTTCCGGTATTCCAGATTTAGGGACTTCCACCATAATATTGCAGAGTGGTATGGGATTTCATATGGGTATACCCATGGCCAGTGTGAATGATTTCTATAGGTTTGTTAATGGAGCTCAAAATGAGATTGTGGATGAACCTGGAAGGAGATACTTCTATCTAAATGCTGGTTACAGGATGCTTGGACACATAATTCAAAATGTTAGTGGGATGCCATTCCACGTTTATGTAACTGAGAATGTTTTGAAGCCTCTTAAAATGTTTAGGAGCACATTTGTTAAGAGCGTTTTTGAGAGGGATCCTGATAGGATAACACCATATAGGGTGGATGAATCTGGACGATTCATACCAACACCATACCCATATCCAAACGTTGAAGATAACCCTGAATTCTCCTTCATATCAGCTCCTGGTGGATTGATAAGCTCCGTTACTGAATTATCCAATTACCTGGTGGCCAATTTGAATTGGGGTGTATTTGATGGTAGACGGGTTATTGGTAGAGAATCTTTGGAGGAAATGTTCAAGATACATATAGAATTCCCGAGGGAACTTTATGGTAAGCATGGGTATGGTTATGGTTGGAGTGTTATTGAGGGGTTCTTTGGAACTAAACTTGTTTCACATGGAGGGTCAATACTGGTTTCAACATCCCACCTATCACTACTACCGGAGTATGGTTTCGGCATAGCCATGGCATCTAATTCAGCTGGCTTCCCATATGATGAGTTTGCACAAACCCTCTACGCCATCCTTTTGGGGAGGGATCCTGAGGAAGTTCCATATGTTAAGGTTAGGAGGAAGATGAATATTCTTTGCGGCCATTACTCCACATATATGGGTGTGGATAATGCTGAAGTTGTTAATAGGGGTGGGATGCTATACTTGGTTCAGAAGGGGGTTTTTGGAAGCATTACCATGCCACTAATTCCAGAGGATGATTTAATGGAGTCCAATAGATTCTACGTTTACTCCAATGGTGTTAGGATGCCTGTGGAGTTTGTGATTTACAGTGATGGAAGGGTTGACATGTATATTGAGAGGGATAGGTTTCATAAGGTTATGTGA
- the nadA gene encoding quinolinate synthase NadA: MSLDLLEDLKRRRKAVILAHNYQPPEVQDLADFVGDSLEMAFRAVDLDADVIVVAGVRFMAEIVAAINPDRIVLHPEPNSRCPLADSVNAGLISDFRSRFKGVPVVVYVNSPIEVKAAADYFVTSSSILRLISKLNVENVIFGPDRNLADYISEKLNVNVIQLSPESHCPVHEYLLDEYYVLEALKLHPNAKLLVHPEVPRGVRRIAHFVGSTSGMIRAIGDLEGDEFLLGTEEGLTYRARKLYEGKRIFPVNCRAVCVDMKKITPRKIINCLENLKFRVTLDREVISKAREAIFNSLELLE, translated from the coding sequence TTGAGTTTAGATTTGCTTGAGGATTTGAAGAGGAGGCGTAAGGCTGTTATACTTGCACACAACTATCAGCCCCCAGAAGTTCAGGATTTAGCTGATTTCGTTGGGGATAGTCTTGAAATGGCTTTTAGGGCTGTTGATTTGGATGCTGATGTGATTGTTGTGGCTGGTGTTAGGTTTATGGCTGAAATTGTGGCTGCAATAAACCCAGATAGGATCGTTTTGCATCCGGAACCTAATTCCAGATGTCCATTGGCTGATAGTGTTAATGCTGGTTTGATTTCTGATTTTAGGAGTAGGTTTAAGGGTGTCCCCGTGGTGGTTTACGTTAATTCTCCCATTGAGGTTAAGGCTGCTGCAGACTACTTTGTAACAAGCTCCTCTATTCTGAGGCTTATTTCGAAGTTGAATGTTGAAAATGTGATTTTTGGGCCTGATCGGAATCTTGCCGATTACATTTCTGAGAAATTGAATGTTAATGTTATACAGTTATCTCCAGAATCCCATTGCCCAGTCCACGAATATCTATTGGATGAATATTATGTTTTGGAGGCTTTGAAGCTTCATCCCAATGCTAAACTACTCGTCCACCCAGAGGTTCCTAGAGGTGTCCGTAGAATTGCACATTTTGTTGGTAGCACTAGTGGTATGATTAGGGCTATTGGCGATCTTGAGGGGGATGAATTCCTCCTAGGTACTGAGGAGGGGTTGACTTATAGAGCTAGGAAGCTTTATGAGGGTAAGAGGATTTTCCCAGTCAACTGTAGAGCTGTATGTGTTGATATGAAGAAGATCACCCCAAGGAAGATTATAAATTGCCTTGAGAATCTTAAGTTTAGAGTTACATTGGATCGTGAAGTAATCTCTAAAGCCCGTGAGGCAATATTCAACTCCTTGGAGTTGCTGGAGTGA
- a CDS encoding restriction endonuclease — protein MPSSYVKGRKFEYTVRAKFAKHGYLSIRASSSKGTPKGQQPLDIVAVKDGKIIMVECKMQREKITLQLLREMKELGEKYGVNTVIVHSNSRITCIVVHDKDGIINELKNVFEEVKVAKIFNEEYEFIEVT, from the coding sequence ATGCCATCCAGCTACGTTAAAGGCAGGAAATTCGAATACACAGTTAGAGCAAAATTTGCAAAACACGGTTATCTAAGTATAAGGGCTAGTAGCAGTAAGGGGACACCTAAAGGCCAACAGCCACTAGATATAGTGGCAGTAAAGGATGGGAAGATAATAATGGTGGAATGCAAAATGCAGAGGGAGAAGATAACACTACAACTATTGAGGGAGATGAAGGAGCTTGGTGAAAAGTATGGAGTGAACACAGTAATAGTTCACAGCAATAGTAGGATAACATGCATAGTAGTGCACGATAAGGATGGAATTATAAATGAATTGAAGAATGTTTTTGAAGAAGTTAAGGTTGCAAAAATATTTAATGAAGAATATGAGTTTATTGAAGTCACATAA
- a CDS encoding Lrp/AsnC family transcriptional regulator has product MDEVDFRIISILMEEGDISFSELARRLNLSESTIRKRVEKLKRGNVINKFTVIVDPYKLGFNSVAIVGVDVEPQQLLKVAKKICELPEAKNVFISTGDHMIMVEIWARDGNDLSRILSEGIGGIEGVKRVCPSIILERLKY; this is encoded by the coding sequence GTGGATGAGGTTGATTTTAGGATTATAAGTATTTTGATGGAGGAGGGTGATATTAGCTTTAGTGAATTGGCTAGGAGGCTGAATTTGAGTGAGTCTACAATTAGGAAGAGGGTTGAGAAATTGAAGAGGGGTAATGTTATAAATAAGTTCACTGTGATTGTTGATCCCTACAAGCTTGGTTTCAATTCTGTAGCAATTGTGGGTGTGGATGTGGAGCCTCAGCAACTCTTAAAAGTTGCTAAGAAGATCTGTGAACTTCCTGAAGCCAAAAATGTATTCATATCCACTGGTGATCATATGATTATGGTTGAAATTTGGGCTAGGGATGGCAATGACCTCTCAAGGATTCTTTCTGAGGGGATTGGGGGTATTGAGGGTGTGAAGAGGGTTTGCCCCTCAATAATACTTGAAAGATTAAAGTACTAG
- the map gene encoding type II methionyl aminopeptidase — protein MVSDEVVEAYRRAGEAAKAAINRAFEVVRAGVSIKDVCDDLERKIVEFGCKPAFPCNICINEVAAHYTADENTRTIIPDNCIVKVDVGAHYDGYIADAAVTINLSSEHEDLIKSVREAIDNVSNDIEVGVSVMKISAIIEKTIKSYGFKPIKNLCGHQMDRYKLHTGFAIPNVKQVKDVFTKLYPGYAYAIEPFATIDSGKGEVNGVRGGNIFKLVSPRPPKMGAARSLFLAIQRRFNYLPFTRRWLSEFRDNPSYSKAFYQLLDRGYITEYPYMVEGNGKPVAQWEHTFLILEKEVVRVT, from the coding sequence TTGGTAAGTGATGAGGTGGTTGAGGCTTATAGGAGGGCTGGGGAGGCTGCTAAGGCCGCTATAAATAGGGCTTTTGAGGTTGTGCGTGCAGGTGTAAGTATTAAGGATGTTTGTGATGATCTTGAGAGGAAGATTGTTGAGTTTGGGTGTAAGCCAGCCTTCCCATGCAATATATGTATAAATGAGGTTGCAGCCCACTACACTGCAGATGAAAACACAAGAACCATAATTCCAGATAACTGTATTGTCAAGGTTGATGTGGGTGCACATTATGATGGGTACATTGCAGATGCAGCTGTAACCATAAACTTATCCTCTGAACATGAAGATTTAATTAAATCTGTTAGGGAAGCCATTGATAACGTTTCAAATGACATTGAGGTTGGCGTCTCGGTTATGAAGATTAGCGCAATAATTGAGAAGACCATCAAGTCCTATGGATTCAAGCCAATAAAGAATCTATGTGGGCATCAGATGGATAGGTATAAGCTTCATACTGGATTTGCAATACCAAATGTTAAGCAAGTGAAGGATGTATTCACAAAGCTATATCCAGGATATGCTTATGCCATTGAACCCTTCGCAACTATTGATTCAGGTAAGGGTGAAGTTAATGGGGTTAGGGGTGGAAATATATTTAAACTCGTTAGCCCAAGACCTCCAAAGATGGGTGCGGCTAGAAGCCTCTTCCTTGCAATTCAAAGGAGGTTCAATTACCTCCCATTCACTAGGCGTTGGCTATCAGAGTTTAGAGACAACCCCTCATATTCAAAGGCCTTCTATCAATTGTTGGATAGGGGATACATTACTGAGTACCCGTATATGGTTGAAGGTAATGGGAAGCCTGTGGCTCAATGGGAGCATACATTCCTTATATTGGAGAAGGAGGTTGTAAGGGTCACGTAA
- a CDS encoding deoxyhypusine synthase yields the protein MELKRKVESIEVKEKSISQLLAEMAKTAYQGRKLGESVEVWEEMIKDPNVTIIMGLAGSMSTAGQWKMINWLIENRFIDVLVSTGANVSEDIVEAMGFSYWQGSHMVNDRELLKADINRYYDVYGLEKDYAAMEELIKEFILTLREDYIYSTMEFLHLFGRWLLKRGVRSIVAVAAEHGVPIFCPAIADSAYGEAFLLAKNEGKTIIVDNVKDFDQFVGIGEKVKDIGVIYIGGGVPKDYTQLIAISISPKTKHEGVPGRKGFMRKSLKEYYYPHKYAIQITTDSPQWGGLSGCTLEEAISWGKIDAEGRRVTCYCDATIALPLITHALNERIKFKRKPSDMSWLFNDVLKAHPNH from the coding sequence GTGGAGTTAAAGAGGAAGGTTGAATCGATAGAGGTGAAAGAGAAGAGTATATCGCAGTTGCTTGCAGAAATGGCTAAAACCGCTTATCAGGGTAGGAAGCTCGGTGAATCTGTGGAAGTATGGGAGGAGATGATTAAGGATCCAAATGTGACGATAATTATGGGTTTAGCTGGATCCATGAGTACTGCTGGACAGTGGAAGATGATTAATTGGCTCATTGAGAACAGGTTTATTGATGTGCTGGTCTCCACAGGGGCTAATGTTTCAGAGGATATTGTTGAAGCTATGGGATTCTCATATTGGCAGGGTAGTCACATGGTTAATGATAGGGAGCTTTTGAAAGCCGATATAAATAGGTATTATGATGTTTACGGTCTTGAAAAGGATTATGCTGCTATGGAGGAGCTCATAAAGGAGTTTATACTGACTTTACGTGAAGACTACATTTACTCAACAATGGAATTCTTACATCTATTTGGTAGGTGGCTTTTGAAGAGGGGGGTTAGGAGCATTGTGGCTGTGGCTGCGGAGCATGGTGTCCCCATATTCTGTCCAGCAATTGCAGATAGCGCTTACGGTGAAGCCTTCCTATTGGCTAAGAATGAGGGTAAAACGATAATTGTTGATAACGTTAAGGACTTTGACCAGTTTGTGGGTATAGGTGAGAAGGTTAAGGATATTGGCGTCATATATATTGGTGGCGGCGTCCCCAAGGATTATACCCAGCTCATAGCCATCTCCATATCCCCAAAGACTAAGCATGAAGGTGTTCCTGGTAGGAAAGGGTTCATGAGGAAGAGTTTGAAGGAATACTATTACCCACATAAGTACGCCATACAGATAACAACCGATTCTCCACAGTGGGGTGGGTTATCTGGTTGTACATTGGAGGAGGCTATTAGTTGGGGTAAAATTGATGCTGAAGGTAGGAGGGTTACATGCTACTGCGATGCCACAATTGCTCTACCCCTAATAACACATGCATTGAATGAGAGGATTAAGTTTAAGAGGAAACCTTCCGACATGTCATGGCTTTTCAACGACGTTTTAAAGGCTCATCCAAACCATTAA
- a CDS encoding superoxide dismutase has translation MYKPTNYEHLIGLKGFSEQLLRNHFQLYQGYVSNTNKLMETLRNLEREGKIGSPEYAEVKRRFGWEFNGMRLHEYYFENMTKESMEPNKNSKLYLKIVEDYGSYENWEKEFKSIGAMRGIGWVVLYYDAKANRLLNVWINEHDVGHLAGAKPILVMDVFEHAYMLDYGLKKVDYIEAFFKAINWREVEKRFE, from the coding sequence ATGTATAAACCAACAAACTATGAACATCTAATAGGATTAAAGGGGTTCAGCGAACAACTACTCAGAAACCACTTCCAATTATACCAAGGATACGTATCCAACACCAATAAACTCATGGAAACCCTTAGAAACCTTGAAAGGGAGGGTAAAATTGGAAGCCCCGAATACGCCGAAGTTAAAAGGAGATTCGGATGGGAATTCAATGGAATGCGCCTCCACGAATACTACTTCGAAAACATGACAAAAGAATCCATGGAACCAAACAAGAATTCAAAACTATACTTGAAGATCGTAGAGGATTACGGTTCTTACGAGAATTGGGAGAAGGAATTCAAATCCATTGGAGCTATGAGGGGGATTGGCTGGGTAGTATTATACTATGATGCAAAGGCTAATAGGCTTCTAAACGTTTGGATAAATGAACATGATGTGGGACATTTAGCTGGCGCAAAACCAATACTGGTTATGGATGTCTTCGAACATGCATACATGTTGGATTACGGATTGAAGAAGGTGGATTACATAGAAGCATTCTTCAAAGCCATCAACTGGAGAGAAGTTGAAAAGAGATTTGAATGA
- a CDS encoding rubrerythrin family protein, whose product MRKISEENLKNALSGESQAHIKYMIYAEKAEEEGFKNVSRLFKAAAYSEFIHAKNHSRILGIIKSTKENLENARNGEKFEVEEMYPVYNLVAKSQGESGVALTTNWALESEKIHLSLYEKAKSKVDMGEDMELGEIHVCSICGYTVEGKKPEKCPICGASKDKFKTF is encoded by the coding sequence ATGAGGAAAATAAGTGAAGAAAATCTTAAAAACGCACTTTCAGGGGAAAGCCAAGCACACATAAAGTACATGATTTACGCAGAGAAAGCTGAGGAGGAAGGGTTTAAAAACGTTTCAAGACTATTCAAAGCAGCAGCATACTCGGAATTCATACATGCAAAAAACCATTCCAGAATTCTAGGTATAATTAAAAGTACAAAGGAAAACCTTGAGAATGCAAGGAATGGGGAGAAATTTGAAGTTGAAGAAATGTATCCAGTATACAATCTAGTTGCAAAGAGTCAAGGTGAAAGTGGAGTTGCATTGACCACCAATTGGGCTTTGGAATCTGAGAAAATCCACTTATCACTATACGAGAAAGCAAAGAGCAAAGTTGATATGGGAGAAGACATGGAACTAGGGGAAATACATGTATGTAGCATATGTGGATACACAGTTGAGGGGAAGAAACCAGAAAAATGTCCAATATGCGGTGCATCAAAGGATAAATTTAAAACATTCTAA